In Dyadobacter sp. NIV53, a single window of DNA contains:
- a CDS encoding MFS transporter produces the protein MQNTSSQGIFTTQFWLLGLSSFLFSSSFNMLIPELPSYLSAMGGAEYKGYIIGLFTLTAGLSRPFSGRLTDRIGRVPVMAVGSIVCFVCGFLYPVFTTVMPFLLLRLVHGFSTGFKPTGTSAYVADIVPANRRGEAMGIHGMCMGLGSAFGPAVGSMISQSFSLNALFYTSSMFALLSIVILLNMKETLKVKEPLSIKAFQITWRDIFEPDVFNPAFVTFLAYFGYGAVVTLVPDFSGYVGLQNRGVYFMVFTLFSILIRLAAGKISDKHGRIPVTIAGCSILILALIITGYASSVTTFLIGAAFFGASMGILSPVLSAWTVDLSGDLNRGRALATMFICLEAGIGLGAFLSAALFANKRENLPFVFLCMAGFAGAALIYSIFIQQYKKRPTRVI, from the coding sequence ATGCAAAATACTTCTTCTCAAGGAATATTCACAACACAATTCTGGTTACTGGGCCTGAGTTCATTTTTGTTCTCTTCAAGTTTTAATATGCTCATTCCGGAACTTCCAAGCTATTTATCTGCTATGGGAGGTGCGGAGTATAAAGGATATATTATTGGTTTATTCACATTGACTGCCGGTTTATCGCGCCCTTTCAGCGGCCGGCTTACGGATCGTATCGGACGAGTACCGGTTATGGCAGTTGGCTCGATTGTATGTTTCGTCTGCGGTTTTTTATATCCGGTTTTTACAACAGTCATGCCATTTTTGTTATTGCGGCTGGTTCATGGCTTTTCAACAGGATTTAAACCAACCGGTACTTCTGCTTATGTTGCAGATATTGTCCCGGCCAACCGGCGTGGGGAAGCAATGGGTATTCATGGTATGTGTATGGGCTTGGGATCCGCTTTTGGCCCTGCTGTCGGGAGTATGATCAGCCAGTCCTTTTCACTGAATGCGCTCTTTTATACATCTTCCATGTTTGCACTGCTTTCTATTGTGATCTTGCTGAACATGAAAGAAACACTGAAAGTAAAAGAGCCTTTGTCTATTAAAGCATTTCAAATCACCTGGCGTGATATCTTTGAACCGGATGTGTTCAATCCTGCATTTGTTACTTTTCTGGCATATTTCGGTTATGGTGCAGTAGTTACACTTGTACCTGATTTCAGCGGATATGTCGGTTTGCAGAACCGTGGGGTGTATTTCATGGTATTTACTTTGTTTTCTATTCTGATTCGCCTTGCTGCTGGTAAAATATCTGATAAGCATGGCCGGATTCCGGTTACTATTGCGGGATGTTCCATACTGATTCTGGCTTTGATCATTACCGGATATGCCAGTTCTGTTACCACGTTTTTGATAGGAGCCGCGTTCTTTGGGGCATCAATGGGCATACTTTCGCCTGTACTCTCAGCCTGGACGGTTGATTTAAGTGGAGACCTTAACCGTGGCCGGGCTTTGGCTACCATGTTTATTTGTCTGGAAGCAGGAATTGGACTGGGAGCATTTTTATCAGCAGCGCTTTTTGCAAATAAAAGAGAAAACTTACCATTTGTATTTCTTTGTATGGCCGGTTTTGCAGGAGCAGCCCTGATCTATTCAATTTTTATACAACAATACAAAAAACGGCCAACACGTGTTATTTGA
- a CDS encoding YigZ family protein encodes MLFDDSYKTINRLAEGFFKDKGSKFISYAYPLPSENDAKIFLAELRELHPKAVHHCYAYRLGLDRMSYRMSDDGEPSGTAGRPILNTLYSRDITNILVVVVRYFGGTLLGVPGLINAYKTATESALDEAEIITCHLTQFYELVFSYIRMNDVMRIVKEMELPVTEQQFEMQCRMIVEVRTTLVERFVTRCEKVEGLVMKLI; translated from the coding sequence GTGTTATTTGACGATAGTTACAAAACCATTAACCGGTTGGCAGAAGGTTTTTTTAAGGATAAAGGGAGCAAATTTATTTCCTATGCCTATCCTTTACCCAGCGAAAATGATGCTAAAATTTTTCTTGCAGAACTTCGTGAACTGCATCCGAAAGCGGTTCATCATTGTTATGCATACCGGTTAGGCCTGGACAGAATGAGTTATAGAATGAGCGATGATGGTGAACCTTCCGGAACTGCCGGACGACCGATTCTGAATACACTTTATTCCAGGGATATTACCAACATTCTGGTTGTAGTCGTACGTTATTTTGGAGGAACATTATTGGGTGTTCCGGGTTTGATCAATGCATATAAAACGGCAACAGAAAGCGCACTCGACGAAGCTGAAATTATTACCTGCCATTTGACTCAGTTTTATGAACTCGTGTTTTCATACATCCGGATGAATGATGTCATGCGGATTGTGAAAGAAATGGAATTGCCTGTTACTGAACAGCAATTCGAAATGCAATGCCGGATGATTGTGGAGGTAAGGACTACCTTGGTTGAGCGGTTTGTTACAAGGTGTGAAAAAGTGGAAGGGCTGGTGATGAAGCTGATATAA
- a CDS encoding RagB/SusD family nutrient uptake outer membrane protein, translating into MKKIAIILSSIVLGILSSCSDSFLEVTPKAALVSTTLQNKVGVNALLIGSYALLDGWATAEGAYRSYNVGADNWVYGSVASDDAYKGTNAGDQPPISQIEQGNIAADNIYFRGKWRGMYDGIARTNDVLQNLAKATDFTDAERAEVVAEARFLRGHYHFELKKMFNMVPYIDETIYDPNNLESTKIPNTADIYPKIEEDLKAAYDVLPTSQSQPGRPTKWAAGALLAKVYIFQKKYAEAKPILEAIVASGKYRLVDKYHDNFQASTNNNAESIFEVQYSVNDGAAGGENGNIGSTLNYPYGGGAFTTCCGFFQPSVNLANSFKTDANGLPLLDTFNDTDLPNDQGIESTAPFTPYTGNLDPRLDWTVGRRGIPYLDWGVHPGKAYVRDQTYGGPYSPKKHVSHKSDPSFASNNRLNANNFRLIRYAQVLLWLAEIETETGSLEKARGYINQIRARAAKPEGFVKNADGTAAANYIIKEYPTAWTDQAYARKAVRFEERLELGMEGNRRFDLVRWGVAAETMNAYYTVEGNKRSYLKGSQFVKGKHEYFPIPQQEILNSQVAGKATLTQNNGY; encoded by the coding sequence ATGAAAAAAATTGCCATTATACTATCATCCATCGTGCTGGGGATTCTCAGCTCATGCTCTGATTCATTTTTGGAAGTAACGCCCAAAGCAGCACTGGTTTCCACTACACTTCAAAACAAAGTAGGTGTGAACGCATTGCTTATTGGCTCTTATGCATTGCTGGACGGATGGGCAACTGCCGAAGGTGCTTACAGATCTTATAACGTTGGTGCTGATAACTGGGTTTATGGAAGTGTGGCTTCTGATGATGCCTACAAAGGAACCAATGCTGGTGACCAGCCACCTATTTCCCAAATTGAACAGGGAAACATTGCTGCTGACAATATTTATTTCCGTGGAAAATGGAGAGGAATGTACGACGGTATTGCACGCACCAATGATGTGCTGCAAAATCTGGCTAAGGCAACTGATTTTACCGATGCTGAACGTGCGGAAGTTGTGGCAGAGGCTCGTTTCTTACGCGGACATTATCATTTTGAATTAAAGAAAATGTTCAATATGGTACCTTATATTGATGAAACGATCTATGATCCGAATAATCTGGAAAGTACCAAAATCCCTAACACAGCAGATATTTATCCTAAAATCGAAGAGGATTTAAAAGCTGCTTATGACGTACTTCCAACTTCTCAGTCTCAGCCTGGCCGCCCTACCAAATGGGCAGCAGGGGCATTGCTGGCAAAAGTGTATATCTTCCAAAAGAAATATGCAGAAGCAAAGCCGATTCTTGAAGCAATTGTGGCAAGCGGAAAATACAGATTGGTTGATAAATACCATGACAATTTCCAGGCGTCAACCAACAATAATGCGGAATCTATTTTTGAGGTTCAGTATTCTGTAAATGATGGTGCTGCTGGTGGCGAAAATGGCAATATTGGTTCAACACTAAACTATCCTTATGGTGGTGGTGCATTTACCACCTGCTGCGGATTTTTCCAGCCTTCTGTTAATCTGGCGAATTCATTTAAAACAGATGCAAACGGACTGCCTTTGCTTGATACTTTCAACGATACCGATCTGCCTAATGACCAGGGAATCGAATCAACAGCTCCGTTTACACCGTACACTGGAAATCTTGATCCGCGTTTGGACTGGACAGTTGGACGCCGTGGAATTCCATATCTTGACTGGGGTGTTCATCCGGGTAAAGCTTATGTCCGTGACCAGACTTACGGAGGTCCTTATTCTCCAAAGAAACACGTTTCTCATAAATCTGATCCGTCGTTTGCTTCCAACAACCGTTTGAATGCAAACAACTTCCGTCTTATCCGTTATGCACAGGTTCTGTTATGGCTTGCTGAAATAGAGACTGAAACCGGAAGCCTGGAAAAAGCACGTGGCTATATTAACCAGATCCGCGCAAGAGCTGCCAAACCTGAAGGTTTTGTAAAAAATGCAGATGGGACAGCCGCAGCAAATTATATAATTAAAGAATATCCGACAGCGTGGACAGATCAGGCTTATGCCCGCAAAGCCGTAAGATTTGAAGAGCGCCTGGAACTTGGAATGGAAGGTAACCGCCGTTTTGACCTTGTACGCTGGGGTGTTGCAGCAGAAACAATGAATGCCTACTACACCGTGGAAGGGAACAAACGTTCTTACCTCAAAGGATCCCAGTTTGTAAAAGGGAAACATGAATATTTCCCGATTCCGCAACAGGAGATCCTAAACAGCCAGGTAGCAGGAAAAGCAACTTTAACCCAGAATAACGGGTATTAA
- a CDS encoding PIN domain-containing protein, with protein MYTQTIIPDSPSVTIQLPDSYVGQEVRLIAIVEKKELSLRISVIKWKRLEKNIQFIHVSIYQIFLLIVMMQMILVNSFIDSNIILYLLDKDNSKKEIAEKIMAGSPFLNAQVLVEVGNVCKRKFSYSKIDVLNIWSDLINDSIFVNIEETTMKYAIELIKRYDFQLFDSIIVASALESNCALLFSEDMQHGMVVEERLTIINPFK; from the coding sequence ATGTATACTCAAACCATTATTCCTGATTCTCCATCCGTAACAATCCAGTTGCCAGATAGTTATGTAGGTCAGGAAGTAAGATTAATTGCTATAGTAGAAAAAAAGGAACTAAGTCTAAGGATATCAGTGATAAAGTGGAAAAGATTAGAAAAAAATATTCAGTTTATCCACGTATCGATCTATCAGATTTTTCTTTTAATCGTGATGATGCAAATGATTTTAGTTAATTCTTTTATTGACTCCAATATAATTCTTTATTTATTGGATAAAGACAATAGTAAAAAAGAGATTGCGGAAAAAATAATGGCAGGCTCACCATTTCTTAATGCACAGGTACTTGTGGAAGTAGGAAACGTTTGTAAACGAAAGTTCAGCTATTCGAAAATTGATGTTTTAAACATTTGGTCTGACCTTATTAATGATAGTATTTTTGTGAATATTGAAGAAACCACAATGAAATATGCAATTGAATTAATCAAAAGATACGATTTTCAACTTTTTGACTCTATAATTGTAGCATCTGCATTAGAATCAAATTGTGCTCTGTTGTTTTCTGAAGATATGCAACATGGAATGGTTGTAGAGGAAAGACTTACTATTATTAATCCATTTAAATGA